A region of Streptomyces deccanensis DNA encodes the following proteins:
- a CDS encoding SCO6880 family protein, translated as MTDLSVAPVTVKFPHRSRRGILLGLTLPQLVLVSCTLALLLMTVISTRLFGAVALAPLWAASGALVVLRRHGRSLIEWAPIVTRFAHRRRTGQALWLARPVTRPRQDGILHLPGTAASLKVVTPGESANGAAAVHDPHRQTLTAVARVTSRAFALLDPAAQNHNVSGWGRALAGIARTGHIAAVQVLERTVPDGGDTLTRHWSQNGQPQTPVAGQIYSELVASAGPAAAPHETYLAISLDLKAARRLINQAGGGLPGAFTVMQQTTASVAQAARNAGLMVTGWLTAKEIAAVIRTAYDPKALPALQQWSETGRAEADPHAAGPVVQVEEYDRLATDSARHTTYWVENWPRTEMGAGFLHGIMFTAGVRRSLSLIYVPQALESALRDVRRTKAAIIADANERARRGQVDSEEDSVEYADVKLRERQLIAGHADVALTGLITVTADTDALLDAACAQIETHAVTSGVDLRRLNYQQPDAFALTALPLARTAL; from the coding sequence TTGACTGATCTCTCTGTCGCCCCGGTCACGGTGAAGTTTCCGCACCGGTCCCGCCGAGGCATCCTCCTCGGCCTCACCCTGCCTCAACTCGTGCTCGTGTCCTGCACGTTGGCGCTGCTGCTGATGACGGTTATCTCCACCAGACTGTTCGGCGCCGTCGCCCTGGCCCCGCTGTGGGCGGCATCCGGTGCGCTCGTCGTACTGCGACGGCACGGGCGCTCCCTCATCGAATGGGCGCCGATCGTCACCCGCTTCGCACATCGCCGCCGTACCGGGCAGGCCCTCTGGCTCGCCCGGCCCGTCACCCGGCCCCGGCAGGACGGCATCCTTCACCTGCCCGGCACCGCCGCTTCCCTCAAGGTGGTCACCCCCGGCGAATCCGCCAACGGCGCTGCGGCCGTGCACGACCCGCACCGGCAGACGCTGACCGCCGTCGCCCGCGTCACCTCGCGTGCCTTCGCCCTCCTCGACCCCGCGGCCCAGAACCACAATGTGTCCGGCTGGGGACGGGCTCTTGCGGGTATCGCCCGCACCGGGCACATCGCGGCCGTCCAGGTACTGGAACGTACCGTCCCCGACGGCGGCGACACCCTCACCCGCCACTGGTCGCAGAACGGGCAGCCGCAGACTCCGGTCGCCGGGCAGATCTACTCGGAACTGGTCGCCTCGGCCGGCCCCGCCGCCGCCCCGCACGAGACCTACCTCGCCATCTCGCTCGATCTCAAGGCGGCCCGACGGCTGATCAACCAGGCTGGTGGCGGTCTGCCGGGCGCTTTCACCGTCATGCAGCAGACCACCGCGTCCGTCGCCCAGGCCGCCCGCAACGCCGGACTGATGGTCACCGGATGGCTGACCGCGAAGGAGATCGCCGCCGTCATCCGCACCGCCTACGACCCGAAGGCGCTCCCCGCACTCCAGCAGTGGTCCGAGACCGGCCGCGCCGAAGCCGACCCGCACGCGGCCGGGCCCGTCGTCCAGGTCGAGGAATACGACCGCCTCGCCACCGACTCCGCACGGCACACCACGTACTGGGTGGAGAACTGGCCCAGGACCGAGATGGGGGCCGGGTTCCTCCACGGAATCATGTTCACGGCCGGCGTCCGCCGCAGCCTCTCCCTCATCTACGTGCCGCAGGCCCTCGAATCCGCGCTGCGCGACGTCCGGCGGACGAAGGCGGCGATCATCGCCGATGCCAACGAGCGCGCCCGCCGCGGACAGGTCGATTCCGAAGAGGACTCCGTCGAGTACGCCGACGTCAAACTGCGCGAACGGCAGCTCATCGCCGGACACGCGGACGTCGCCCTGACCGGCCTGATCACCGTCACCGCCGACACCGACGCCCTCCTGGACGCCGCCTGCGCACAGATCGAGACCCACGCCGTCACCTCCGGCGTCGACCTGCGGCGGCTCAACTACCAGCAGCCGGACGCCTTCGCCCTCACCGCGCTCCCCCTCGCCCGCACCGCCCTGTAG
- a CDS encoding SCO6881 family protein, with protein sequence MGFCDLPVASKLCSVGEAVDFVSDPGTAIGNWMAKSAGELAAAAADLAAEAVDTTTKVDLNAAWFRDNYEMLLPIGLTVLVATFCAQLVRAAIRRDGQALTQAFTGTATGVLFAFGAISFTTIAIEVVDALSAGLFKAANLSLDSAVRRLIKVAAIPGLSAMGWLVAVFAGIGAALGAVLYWCVMMVRKVGILVMVTLAVFAGAGGGWEATRRWRKGWIEATATLVVSKLLMTVVFVLGISAMGDPEAKDGVAALADVMAGIVIMALVLMCPYAVFKFVHWAADGTDSESIHRAGGAGAQIAKAHADKAARHAAAAAATAGTGGAAAGTDAAPQGPDPAGGGGFPGDIANTPSGGGGEGTEGSQSGGTGVSSGGDDLKSGLERAVQPAPISVSDDTSGQVGGGPAPGGSGADAAGQGGGWHLNAPTTTPPPQGAPPSPGSQTIASSSAGSPPSPTGL encoded by the coding sequence GTGGGCTTCTGTGACCTCCCCGTCGCGAGCAAGCTCTGTTCTGTCGGCGAAGCAGTCGACTTCGTTTCCGACCCGGGTACCGCGATCGGTAATTGGATGGCCAAGAGCGCGGGTGAACTCGCCGCCGCCGCAGCCGATCTGGCCGCCGAGGCGGTGGACACCACCACCAAGGTCGACCTGAACGCCGCATGGTTCCGCGACAACTACGAGATGCTCCTGCCCATCGGGCTGACCGTCCTCGTCGCCACGTTCTGCGCCCAGCTCGTTCGCGCCGCGATCCGCCGCGACGGTCAGGCCCTCACCCAGGCCTTCACGGGCACCGCCACCGGCGTGCTGTTCGCGTTCGGTGCGATCTCCTTCACTACCATCGCCATCGAAGTGGTCGACGCGCTGTCCGCCGGACTGTTCAAGGCGGCGAACTTGTCCCTCGACTCCGCCGTACGCCGTCTGATCAAGGTCGCCGCGATCCCGGGCCTGTCAGCGATGGGCTGGCTGGTCGCCGTGTTCGCCGGGATCGGCGCCGCACTCGGCGCGGTCCTGTACTGGTGCGTGATGATGGTCCGCAAGGTCGGCATCCTCGTCATGGTCACCCTGGCCGTGTTCGCCGGGGCCGGTGGAGGCTGGGAAGCCACCCGGCGCTGGCGCAAGGGTTGGATCGAGGCCACCGCCACCCTCGTCGTCTCCAAGCTCCTGATGACCGTGGTCTTCGTCCTCGGTATCTCGGCGATGGGCGACCCCGAGGCCAAGGACGGGGTCGCCGCCCTCGCCGACGTCATGGCCGGCATCGTCATCATGGCGCTCGTGTTGATGTGCCCCTATGCCGTCTTCAAGTTCGTGCACTGGGCGGCCGACGGCACCGACAGCGAGTCCATCCACCGTGCCGGTGGCGCTGGAGCCCAGATCGCCAAGGCCCACGCCGACAAGGCCGCCCGCCACGCCGCCGCCGCTGCGGCCACCGCCGGAACCGGTGGCGCTGCCGCCGGAACGGACGCCGCACCTCAGGGCCCCGACCCGGCCGGCGGGGGCGGTTTCCCCGGCGACATCGCCAATACCCCCAGTGGCGGAGGCGGAGAGGGCACGGAGGGTTCGCAGAGCGGGGGCACGGGAGTCTCGTCCGGTGGCGATGACCTCAAGTCCGGTCTGGAGAGAGCCGTCCAGCCCGCGCCGATCAGCGTGTCCGACGACACCAGCGGACAAGTGGGCGGCGGCCCGGCACCCGGCGGATCCGGTGCGGACGCTGCTGGCCAGGGCGGTGGATGGCACCTCAATGCGCCGACGACGACCCCGCCGCCGCAGGGCGCACCGCCGTCCCCCGGCTCGCAGACCATCGCGTCCAGCTCGGCCGGCTCACCGCCGTCTCCGACTGGGCTCTGA
- a CDS encoding C40 family peptidase, which translates to MKWLAAGIGVVFLSPVLIAGTGMMLVSSAEAVQSNGSPSGCPTGLDTDKVEEQVTKILDGASGENVRIEGLDLPAEQVPHAQTIVAAGLSLDVPRKGQIVALATAMQESRLRNLNHGDRDSLGLFQQRPSQGWGTPEQIRDPVYASEQFYKHLLKVDGWQQMTVAQAAQAVQKSAFPDAYAQWEKLATALQTAIAKTFPSSGNDADQDGQPSAGTGDCAPGQDGSGFGRIPEGSIPKGYTIPKGADPKARKAIEWAMHQLGTLYQWGGTCTAPHGPDPMGRCDCSSLMQQAYAHAGVTLTRTTYTQVNEGKAVSPAQLEPGDLIFSRGSAARPEHVGMYMGEGLVIEAPRTTKPIRITPVKDWTILAVRRVL; encoded by the coding sequence TTGAAGTGGCTTGCCGCCGGCATCGGCGTCGTCTTCCTCTCCCCCGTCCTGATCGCCGGCACCGGCATGATGCTGGTCTCCTCCGCCGAGGCCGTGCAGAGCAACGGCTCCCCCAGCGGTTGCCCGACGGGCCTCGACACCGACAAGGTTGAAGAGCAGGTCACCAAGATCCTGGACGGTGCGTCCGGCGAGAACGTCCGCATCGAGGGCCTGGACCTGCCCGCCGAACAAGTCCCCCACGCGCAGACCATCGTGGCCGCCGGCCTCTCCCTCGACGTCCCCAGGAAGGGACAGATCGTCGCGCTCGCCACGGCGATGCAGGAGAGCCGACTGCGCAACCTCAACCACGGCGACCGCGACTCGCTCGGCCTGTTCCAGCAGCGCCCCTCCCAGGGCTGGGGCACACCAGAGCAGATCCGCGATCCGGTCTACGCGAGCGAGCAGTTCTACAAGCACTTGCTCAAAGTGGACGGCTGGCAGCAGATGACCGTCGCCCAGGCCGCCCAAGCAGTGCAGAAGTCTGCCTTTCCCGACGCGTACGCGCAGTGGGAGAAGCTTGCCACCGCGCTGCAGACGGCCATCGCCAAGACCTTTCCCAGCAGTGGCAACGACGCGGACCAGGACGGGCAGCCGTCCGCCGGCACTGGCGACTGTGCTCCGGGGCAGGACGGTTCCGGCTTCGGCCGCATCCCCGAGGGGAGCATCCCGAAGGGCTACACGATCCCCAAGGGCGCTGATCCGAAAGCGCGCAAGGCCATCGAGTGGGCCATGCACCAGCTCGGCACTCTCTACCAGTGGGGCGGCACCTGCACAGCGCCGCACGGCCCGGACCCGATGGGCCGTTGCGACTGCTCCAGTCTGATGCAGCAGGCGTACGCGCATGCCGGTGTCACCCTTACGCGCACCACGTACACGCAGGTCAACGAGGGCAAGGCAGTCTCGCCCGCCCAACTTGAGCCCGGTGACCTGATCTTCAGCCGCGGAAGCGCCGCCCGGCCCGAGCACGTGGGCATGTACATGGGCGAGGGTCTCGTGATCGAAGCGCCCCGCACCACCAAGCCCATCCGTATCACTCCGGTCAAGGACTGGACAATCCTCGCCGTCCGACGCGTCCTGTGA
- a CDS encoding DUF6112 family protein, protein MHLLSSVQHLAYDPGITPSGGGLPGLSVLKNVVSSINLFAIVAVVGALAVSLGVWAWGHHTGGHQAEANGKKGAVVSAGAAIGLGAANGIVEFFSALGSQVH, encoded by the coding sequence TTGCACCTGCTCTCCTCCGTGCAGCACCTGGCCTACGACCCCGGGATCACTCCGTCCGGTGGTGGTCTGCCCGGTCTGTCCGTGCTGAAGAACGTCGTCAGCTCGATCAACCTGTTCGCGATCGTCGCCGTGGTCGGCGCGCTGGCCGTATCGCTCGGCGTGTGGGCCTGGGGCCACCACACCGGCGGTCACCAGGCCGAGGCCAATGGCAAGAAGGGCGCCGTCGTTTCGGCCGGTGCCGCCATCGGTCTCGGCGCCGCCAACGGCATCGTCGAATTCTTCTCCGCCCTGGGATCCCAGGTCCACTGA
- a CDS encoding DUF6238 family protein: protein MTSRTPPDDAHPYLRAASAGVRHHMRAWASPDATPPQPADRPHLDVLHHHLTALHQLLDRLGEHTRPPHPTAGRHLATAHTRLWQATSEVHSAFHLLPNHTAEPEASACHPERLPEGPPVLTICQRHLAAGHAVRRKTTPADLRPHTTTCAR, encoded by the coding sequence TTGACCTCTCGCACACCTCCAGACGACGCGCACCCCTATCTCCGGGCCGCGAGTGCCGGAGTCCGCCACCACATGCGTGCCTGGGCATCACCGGACGCGACACCACCCCAGCCTGCGGACCGCCCGCACCTCGACGTGCTCCACCATCACCTCACCGCCCTGCACCAACTCCTGGACCGGCTCGGCGAGCACACCCGTCCGCCGCACCCCACCGCCGGACGGCACCTCGCCACCGCGCACACCCGCCTCTGGCAGGCCACCAGCGAGGTCCACTCCGCCTTCCACCTGCTGCCCAACCACACAGCAGAACCTGAGGCGAGCGCCTGCCATCCTGAGCGGCTGCCCGAGGGACCGCCCGTGTTGACGATCTGCCAGCGCCACTTGGCCGCCGGGCATGCCGTACGCCGCAAGACCACCCCCGCCGACCTCCGCCCGCACACCACGACCTGCGCGCGATGA